From Thermoplasmatales archaeon, a single genomic window includes:
- a CDS encoding response regulator, with protein MNKILIVDDEPDIHELLKIYLERIKDVEIISAFSGEEGVKIYEELFRKGEKPSLVIMDLNLSGKNEIELDEIKMDGIRATQRILKIDPDAIIWGYTAWFGTKWAEELRRVGAKIIFGRTTPFKEFSKMVERFLQERKSFLIPYLP; from the coding sequence TTGAATAAAATATTGATTGTTGATGATGAGCCAGATATACATGAACTATTGAAAATCTATTTAGAAAGAATAAAGGATGTAGAAATTATAAGTGCATTTTCTGGGGAAGAAGGAGTAAAAATATATGAAGAATTGTTCAGAAAAGGAGAAAAACCATCTCTTGTAATAATGGATTTAAATTTATCAGGAAAAAATGAAATTGAGCTCGATGAAATTAAGATGGATGGAATAAGAGCAACTCAAAGAATACTTAAAATTGATCCTGATGCAATTATATGGGGCTATACCGCATGGTTTGGGACAAAATGGGCGGAAGAGCTTAGGAGAGTAGGAGCAAAAATAATATTTGGGAGAACCACTCCATTCAAAGAATTTTCGAAAATGGTGGAGAGATTTTTGCAGGAAAGAAAATCATTTCTTATACCCTATCTTCCTTAA
- a CDS encoding PAS domain S-box protein, protein MRFVVVAEREGMKNLVYYLRKYFPDDEFIEIYNEVGFYEIVDGDYDLVLTDYEIPWGNGIRVLIEVKKRKEFVPVIMVLSPVFEEVVIEAMKHGLDDYVIKDSIGRLPFAIKIAIERVNRIKRDMEYKKALLELFKTSFKDFDSAIRKINETVSKTMNVERVSLWFYDEQKRELSCHDLYTLSKNSHEKELILKADSYPRYFQAFEKSILIDASDAMKDERTSEYADYLRKYGIVSMMDVSLRKNGKLIGVICYEHNSFREWSIEEKNFAISIAEFVVNLIESFERKKAEEKIKEKEELYRAICESSGSGIFIMQEGEIKFANRSLIDALGHTIDELNKMGYLSVVYEEDRKKVEDAIKEIIEGKTAIVPEFRYVSKDGFIQWAVGSGRVIEIEGKPAFIGVITDITKTRRAEERYKELFEKSKDAILISTVEGKFIDANDSALKLLGYESKEELFKIDIAKDFYYNPNEREKIMKEISKKGHIKDYEVEIKRKDGKKLIVLETSYELRDEKGNLIGYEGIIRDITEKKKMEEEMKERDERLSYFLNNVEIGVYCFMLDEPLDISTPEDKIIEEAFKTKCVECNSSYARMLGAEREEIIGARLSDFMPDTEENREYLRQAIRNGFKIYGGISHEINKKGEEKYFSNSFVGIIKENKIYGAWGFQIDITDEMKAKIALKESEKKFRKIFENANVGIYRTTPDGKILFVNPFLAKMLGYENVEELLKRDLKDERYYEPGYERKKFTEEIGKKGYFRGISAWKRRDGKTVWVRESAIAIRDEHGKTLYYEGIVEDITELIEKEKELQKAKEDWENIFNSIIDPSIILSPDHTILDLNASALELLKVKKEDVVGKKCYEIFHLSTKPADKCPLVDLLLSSKPELKTMEMSAVRGEFIVTVSPVLREGKIEKIIHIAKEITKIKEMSRALVESERKYRAIVEGSHDAIYIYRGNKFLFVNDRVCELTGYTKEELYSMEDIYQLIHPDDRDKVREYGAKRARGEKVPTIYFAKILRKDGDVREAEFSVSPIIYEGEYAVVGMVRDLTLEKRAYRALKESEKKFRSLVESANDAIYIVTPRGFEYVNPEFERITGYSKEELLSKDFNFMNLIYEEDRKLIEKRKKERIKGKEIPGRYEFRIVRKDGKIRFLEAKTVEIGEKGEAKVMGILRDVTERREAEEEIKKLSDLHYYIGKYVNESENLKELCNSFLESLIKIIEIDYGNIFIYEREKNSLVPVAFVNYPEEFVKRNIVEYSIDDKRREAVKVFLSEKKSYIKNLQNYKPLSYNFDLYKKYKMKELLTLPLISKNEIHGILQVMGSEEEPLTESKIRLLEAISEELAAGIVKIKAIEKVREALEREMDFKSKTAHYFFNPLVIAKGYLELAKKEDGKDKIEKAIKAIERIEKVIKNVTQRGEIVE, encoded by the coding sequence ATGAGATTTGTTGTTGTAGCGGAGAGGGAAGGGATGAAAAATTTGGTTTATTATTTGAGAAAATATTTTCCAGATGATGAATTTATTGAAATATACAATGAAGTAGGATTTTATGAAATTGTTGATGGAGATTATGATTTAGTATTGACTGATTATGAAATTCCCTGGGGAAATGGAATTAGAGTTTTGATTGAAGTTAAGAAGAGAAAGGAATTTGTTCCTGTAATAATGGTTCTCTCGCCTGTTTTTGAAGAAGTAGTAATTGAAGCAATGAAGCATGGATTGGATGATTATGTTATCAAGGATAGCATAGGAAGATTGCCATTTGCAATAAAAATTGCTATTGAAAGAGTTAATAGGATAAAAAGGGATATGGAATACAAGAAAGCACTTCTTGAGCTATTTAAAACATCCTTTAAAGATTTTGATTCCGCAATAAGAAAGATAAATGAAACTGTTTCAAAAACAATGAATGTTGAAAGAGTTAGTTTGTGGTTTTATGATGAGCAAAAAAGAGAGCTTTCTTGCCATGATTTATATACTCTGAGTAAAAATTCTCATGAAAAAGAGCTCATTTTAAAAGCGGATAGCTATCCGAGATATTTTCAGGCATTTGAAAAAAGCATATTGATAGATGCAAGTGATGCAATGAAAGATGAGAGGACAAGTGAATATGCGGATTATTTGAGGAAATATGGAATTGTATCAATGATGGATGTTTCATTGAGAAAAAATGGAAAACTGATTGGTGTAATATGCTATGAGCACAATTCTTTTAGAGAATGGAGCATTGAGGAAAAAAATTTCGCTATTTCAATAGCGGAGTTTGTGGTGAATTTAATTGAATCTTTTGAAAGAAAAAAGGCGGAGGAAAAAATAAAGGAGAAGGAAGAGCTTTACAGGGCAATCTGCGAGAGCTCGGGAAGTGGAATATTTATTATGCAAGAAGGAGAGATAAAGTTTGCAAACCGCTCCCTTATAGATGCATTGGGCCATACCATAGATGAATTGAATAAAATGGGCTATTTATCTGTAGTATATGAAGAGGACAGGAAGAAAGTCGAGGATGCAATAAAAGAAATAATTGAAGGGAAAACAGCTATTGTGCCAGAATTCAGGTATGTAAGCAAAGACGGATTCATTCAATGGGCGGTTGGAAGTGGAAGAGTAATTGAGATTGAGGGAAAACCCGCATTTATTGGGGTAATAACTGATATAACAAAAACAAGGAGGGCGGAGGAAAGATATAAGGAACTTTTTGAGAAATCGAAAGATGCAATACTGATAAGCACGGTTGAAGGGAAATTTATTGATGCAAATGATTCCGCCCTAAAACTGCTCGGCTATGAAAGCAAGGAAGAGCTTTTCAAAATAGATATTGCAAAAGATTTTTATTATAACCCCAATGAAAGAGAGAAAATTATGAAGGAAATTTCAAAGAAAGGACATATTAAAGATTATGAAGTAGAGATAAAAAGAAAGGATGGAAAAAAGCTGATTGTTCTTGAAACAAGCTATGAATTGAGAGATGAAAAAGGGAATTTAATTGGATATGAAGGAATTATAAGAGATATAACAGAAAAGAAAAAAATGGAGGAAGAGATGAAGGAAAGAGATGAAAGGCTTTCATATTTTTTAAACAATGTGGAAATTGGGGTATATTGCTTCATGCTAGATGAGCCCTTAGATATTTCTACTCCCGAGGATAAGATAATAGAAGAGGCATTTAAAACAAAATGTGTTGAATGCAATAGCTCATATGCAAGAATGCTTGGAGCGGAGAGAGAGGAAATTATTGGAGCAAGACTTTCTGATTTCATGCCTGATACTGAAGAAAATAGGGAATATCTGAGGCAGGCAATAAGGAATGGTTTCAAAATTTATGGAGGAATTTCTCATGAAATAAACAAGAAAGGGGAGGAAAAATATTTTTCAAATTCATTTGTTGGAATTATTAAGGAAAATAAAATTTATGGGGCATGGGGCTTCCAGATAGATATAACTGATGAAATGAAAGCAAAAATTGCGCTTAAAGAAAGTGAGAAGAAGTTTAGGAAAATTTTTGAGAATGCAAATGTTGGAATATATAGAACTACTCCAGATGGGAAAATACTTTTTGTAAATCCTTTCCTTGCAAAAATGCTGGGCTATGAGAATGTTGAGGAATTACTTAAAAGAGATTTAAAGGATGAAAGATATTACGAGCCTGGTTATGAGAGAAAGAAATTTACCGAAGAGATAGGGAAGAAGGGATATTTTAGGGGAATTTCTGCTTGGAAAAGAAGAGATGGAAAAACTGTTTGGGTAAGAGAAAGTGCAATTGCAATAAGAGATGAGCATGGAAAAACTCTTTATTATGAGGGAATTGTGGAGGATATAACTGAGTTAATTGAAAAAGAGAAAGAATTACAGAAGGCAAAAGAGGATTGGGAAAACATTTTCAATTCAATAATTGATCCTTCAATAATTTTGTCTCCAGACCACACAATTCTTGATTTAAATGCTTCCGCTTTAGAATTGCTCAAAGTTAAAAAAGAAGATGTTGTTGGTAAAAAATGCTATGAAATTTTCCATTTAAGCACTAAACCAGCGGATAAATGTCCATTGGTTGATTTACTTTTATCATCAAAACCAGAATTAAAAACAATGGAAATGAGTGCGGTTCGGGGCGAGTTTATAGTTACAGTTTCTCCAGTGCTTAGAGAAGGAAAAATTGAGAAAATTATTCATATTGCAAAGGAAATAACGAAGATAAAGGAAATGAGCAGGGCGCTTGTAGAAAGTGAAAGAAAATACAGGGCAATTGTAGAGGGAAGCCATGATGCAATCTATATTTACAGAGGGAACAAATTTTTGTTTGTAAATGATAGAGTTTGCGAATTAACTGGTTATACTAAGGAGGAGTTATACAGTATGGAGGATATATATCAATTAATTCATCCAGATGATAGAGATAAGGTAAGAGAATATGGAGCAAAAAGAGCAAGAGGAGAAAAGGTGCCAACTATTTATTTTGCAAAAATTTTGAGGAAGGATGGAGATGTTAGAGAGGCTGAGTTCAGCGTTAGCCCGATTATATATGAGGGAGAGTATGCGGTAGTTGGAATGGTAAGAGATTTAACCTTAGAGAAAAGAGCATACAGGGCTCTTAAAGAAAGTGAGAAGAAGTTTAGAAGTTTGGTGGAGAGTGCAAATGATGCAATTTATATTGTTACACCTCGAGGATTTGAATATGTTAATCCAGAATTTGAGAGGATTACTGGTTATAGCAAGGAAGAGTTGCTGAGCAAGGATTTCAATTTCATGAATTTGATATATGAAGAAGACAGAAAATTGATTGAAAAAAGGAAAAAGGAAAGAATAAAGGGAAAGGAAATACCGGGCAGATATGAATTCAGAATCGTTAGAAAAGATGGGAAAATAAGATTTTTGGAAGCAAAAACCGTTGAAATAGGTGAGAAAGGAGAGGCAAAAGTTATGGGAATTTTAAGAGATGTTACTGAAAGAAGGGAAGCGGAGGAGGAAATAAAGAAATTATCTGATTTACACTATTATATAGGAAAATATGTTAATGAAAGTGAAAATTTAAAGGAGCTATGCAACAGTTTCCTTGAATCTCTGATAAAGATAATTGAAATTGACTACGGGAATATATTTATATATGAAAGGGAGAAAAATTCATTGGTTCCTGTTGCATTTGTCAACTATCCAGAAGAATTTGTAAAAAGAAACATAGTTGAATATAGCATTGATGATAAAAGAAGGGAGGCGGTAAAAGTTTTTTTAAGCGAAAAGAAAAGTTATATAAAAAATCTTCAAAATTACAAGCCACTTTCCTATAATTTTGATTTATATAAAAAATACAAGATGAAAGAATTGCTAACCCTTCCTCTAATATCAAAAAATGAAATTCATGGAATATTGCAGGTTATGGGAAGCGAAGAAGAGCCATTAACAGAAAGTAAGATAAGGCTATTGGAAGCAATAAGTGAAGAGCTTGCAGCGGGTATAGTAAAAATAAAGGCAATAGAAAAAGTAAGAGAAGCACTTGAAAGAGAGATGGATTTCAAGAGCAAAACCGCTCATTACTTCTTCAATCCTCTTGTAATAGCAAAAGGTTATCTTGAGCTTGCAAAAAAAGAAGATGGAAAGGATAAAATAGAAAAAGCAATTAAAGCCATTGAAAGAATAGAAAAGGTTATTAAAAATGTAACACAGAGAGGTGAGATAGTTGAATAA
- a CDS encoding Vps62-related protein, with protein sequence MKFKGILVIICAFLMIPFAKAIDSDNDGINDEDEISLANEFSPFLYFEKGEEVYPVSVDYHIKNSNLNKSVDGENILIDSNPSAEILSKYKNPGENYYLDNRKGSIEDRGIIEDYRNEMENLGYTVYARVTTSGSNIVVQYWFFYAFNKGPLNTHEGDWEMVQILLNPSRQPLAVMYSQHISGQKAGWEDVEKEGNHIKVYVARGEPCKLFQVLSGKDGACK encoded by the coding sequence ATGAAATTTAAAGGAATTTTGGTGATTATATGCGCTTTTTTGATGATACCATTTGCAAAAGCAATAGACAGCGATAATGATGGAATAAATGATGAGGATGAAATTTCTCTTGCAAATGAATTTTCCCCATTTCTTTATTTTGAGAAAGGCGAAGAAGTTTATCCGGTGAGCGTGGATTATCATATAAAAAATTCCAATTTAAATAAGAGCGTTGATGGCGAAAACATTTTAATAGATTCAAACCCTTCCGCAGAAATTCTTTCAAAATATAAAAATCCTGGCGAAAATTACTATCTCGATAACAGAAAAGGAAGCATAGAGGATAGGGGAATAATAGAAGATTACAGGAATGAAATGGAAAATCTGGGTTATACTGTTTATGCAAGAGTTACCACTTCTGGAAGTAATATAGTAGTCCAATACTGGTTCTTCTACGCCTTCAATAAAGGCCCACTCAACACTCATGAAGGAGACTGGGAAATGGTGCAGATTTTGCTAAACCCCTCGCGCCAGCCCCTGGCGGTGATGTACAGCCAGCACATCAGCGGGCAGAAGGCGGGCTGGGAAGATGTTGAAAAAGAAGGAAATCATATAAAGGTATATGTTGCGAGGGGGGAGCCATGCAAATTATTTCAGGTATTGTCAGGGAAAGATGGGGCTTGCAAATGA
- a CDS encoding TIGR00725 family protein, with amino-acid sequence MYVSVVGGENCEEEIYEMAREVGRRLAENGAVIVTGGRGGIMEAVCRGAKEKGGVTIGILPGKDKSEANRYLDYVILTGMGYARNVLVVMNGDIVIAIDGRYGTLSEIAIAMQLGKRVYGLKTWDVGIKNFDSVDELFEEIEKLKLF; translated from the coding sequence ATGTATGTGAGCGTTGTAGGAGGAGAGAATTGCGAAGAAGAAATATATGAGATGGCAAGGGAAGTGGGAAGAAGGCTTGCGGAAAATGGAGCGGTAATTGTTACTGGAGGAAGAGGAGGGATTATGGAGGCGGTTTGTAGAGGGGCGAAGGAAAAGGGAGGAGTTACAATAGGAATTCTTCCTGGAAAAGATAAGAGTGAGGCAAACAGATATCTTGATTATGTTATTTTGACTGGCATGGGATATGCAAGAAATGTCCTCGTTGTTATGAATGGAGATATTGTTATTGCAATAGATGGAAGATATGGAACTCTTTCAGAAATTGCAATTGCAATGCAACTAGGGAAAAGAGTATATGGACTTAAAACCTGGGATGTTGGAATAAAAAATTTTGATAGTGTTGATGAGCTTTTTGAAGAGATTGAGAAATTAAAGCTATTTTAG
- a CDS encoding pyruvate ferredoxin oxidoreductase subunit gamma, which produces MYEIRFHGRGGQGARMAAEAFALAAFLEGKYAVSFPFFGAERRGAPVRAFTRVDENKIRIKTQVYEPDYVVVLDETLVETEDVLEGLKKDGMVIINTSRKPEEVKLSREVKCATVDATSIALEILGRPITNTSILGAIAKATGKVSIESIEKAIIEKFGGKLGEEAGKRNAEAARVAYEKTLIGKSKAGKEFIPRRKWLPGVDEMPVGGATSSLVTEAGLVGIGSFVENKTGDWRTFMPVIDEEKCIGCQFCWFYCPEGCIKMENKKAKVDYEYCKGCGICANECPAKAISMQREVRA; this is translated from the coding sequence ATGTATGAAATTCGCTTCCATGGAAGAGGTGGCCAAGGCGCAAGGATGGCGGCGGAGGCATTTGCGCTCGCTGCCTTCTTAGAAGGAAAGTATGCGGTGAGCTTCCCATTTTTCGGGGCGGAAAGGAGGGGGGCGCCAGTGAGGGCATTTACGAGAGTTGATGAAAATAAGATAAGGATAAAGACACAGGTCTATGAGCCGGATTATGTAGTGGTGCTTGATGAGACGCTTGTTGAAACAGAAGATGTGCTTGAAGGGCTTAAAAAAGATGGAATGGTTATAATAAATACTTCAAGGAAGCCTGAAGAAGTTAAGCTATCAAGGGAGGTGAAATGTGCAACTGTTGATGCTACGAGCATTGCCCTTGAAATTCTTGGAAGACCAATAACTAATACTTCCATTCTTGGAGCCATAGCAAAAGCAACAGGTAAAGTAAGCATTGAATCAATAGAAAAGGCAATTATTGAGAAATTTGGAGGCAAGCTTGGAGAAGAGGCTGGCAAAAGAAATGCGGAGGCTGCAAGGGTTGCATATGAAAAAACACTTATTGGAAAATCTAAGGCGGGCAAGGAATTCATACCTCGTAGGAAATGGTTGCCAGGAGTTGATGAAATGCCTGTTGGAGGGGCAACCTCCTCTCTTGTTACAGAAGCGGGACTTGTTGGAATTGGCTCATTTGTGGAAAATAAGACAGGTGACTGGAGAACATTTATGCCAGTTATAGATGAGGAGAAATGCATTGGTTGCCAATTCTGCTGGTTTTATTGTCCTGAGGGATGCATAAAAATGGAGAATAAAAAAGCAAAAGTTGATTATGAATATTGCAAGGGATGCGGGATATGTGCAAATGAATGCCCTGCTAAAGCAATTTCAATGCAAAGGGAGGTGAGAGCATGA
- the porA gene encoding pyruvate ferredoxin oxidoreductase has protein sequence MVVTGDYATAYGALLCDVDVVAAYPITPQTLIVEEFSNFVNDGITDAELIMVESEHSAMSACIASQACGVRTFTATSSQGLALMHEMLFIASALRLPIVMPVVNRTLAAPIGIWCEHNDSMPERDAGWIQMSCEDNQEVLDMIIMSYKIGERKDVLLPVMPCLDAFILSHTVEPVDAPSSDEVAEFLPKYQPHAELNPDKPMAIGTFTPPEYIQELRYQQHIAMERAKKAIKEVTKEFYEKFGRNYHGLVEEYRCDDADYILVTIGTVTGTARDVVDEMRSNGEKIGLLKLRFYRPFPKEELRKVAENASAIGIYDRAISYGVGGPIYIEARNALYGYNLPVYNFLAGLGGRDVTKKDVEKMFEIMIEKKKEDIYWLNTRGVKI, from the coding sequence ATGGTTGTAACAGGTGATTATGCAACTGCTTATGGCGCCTTGCTGTGCGATGTGGATGTTGTCGCTGCATATCCCATAACCCCTCAAACACTTATAGTTGAGGAATTCTCAAATTTTGTTAATGATGGAATAACTGATGCGGAGCTTATTATGGTTGAATCAGAGCATTCCGCAATGAGTGCTTGTATTGCATCGCAGGCATGTGGAGTAAGAACTTTTACCGCTACTTCTTCGCAGGGACTTGCACTTATGCATGAAATGCTTTTCATTGCATCCGCTTTAAGGCTTCCAATTGTCATGCCAGTTGTGAATAGAACTCTTGCAGCTCCTATTGGGATATGGTGTGAGCACAATGACAGCATGCCAGAAAGAGATGCGGGCTGGATCCAGATGAGTTGCGAGGATAATCAAGAAGTGCTTGATATGATAATAATGTCTTATAAAATAGGGGAAAGAAAAGATGTTTTGTTGCCTGTAATGCCATGCCTTGATGCATTCATTTTGAGCCATACTGTTGAGCCAGTTGATGCACCTTCAAGTGATGAAGTTGCGGAATTCCTTCCAAAATATCAGCCCCATGCAGAGCTTAATCCTGACAAACCTATGGCAATAGGAACATTTACTCCTCCAGAATATATACAGGAGCTGAGATATCAGCAACATATTGCAATGGAAAGAGCAAAAAAGGCTATAAAAGAAGTTACAAAAGAATTTTATGAGAAATTTGGAAGAAATTATCACGGGCTAGTTGAGGAATATAGATGCGATGATGCGGACTATATTTTGGTAACAATTGGTACTGTAACTGGCACCGCAAGAGATGTTGTTGATGAAATGAGGAGCAATGGGGAAAAAATAGGGCTCCTGAAGCTTCGCTTTTACCGCCCGTTCCCAAAAGAAGAACTCCGCAAGGTTGCTGAAAATGCTTCCGCAATTGGAATATACGACAGAGCAATTTCATATGGTGTAGGTGGGCCAATATATATTGAAGCAAGAAATGCTTTATATGGCTATAACTTGCCGGTTTATAATTTCCTTGCTGGCTTGGGAGGAAGAGATGTAACAAAAAAGGATGTTGAAAAAATGTTTGAAATAATGATAGAAAAGAAAAAAGAAGATATATACTGGCTTAACACAAGGGGGGTGAAAATATGA
- a CDS encoding pyruvate synthase subunit beta — MNIKDLPEESLFTPGHTACAGCAAPAIVRNMMKVFGKDTIVYTPANCLLVFSGTYPYLTWKVPYLHEAFENTAACLSGIARAYKKKGKKVIAVGFAGDGGTYDIGIQALSGAAERNEDVIYVCYDNEAYMNTGIQRSGATPYGADTTTTPAGRKILGKLEHKKDMAEIMRAHEIPYVATMSISHPKDLLEKTKKAKEMSGFRYLHVLSPCPTGWRFDPSKSVEIARKAVDSGMWTLYEAEYGEITNIYKPKKKIPVEEYIKGQGRFRHLTPEMIQELQKWVDRKWKKLYGELPQE, encoded by the coding sequence ATGAATATAAAAGATTTGCCAGAAGAAAGCTTATTCACGCCAGGCCACACCGCCTGCGCGGGTTGCGCCGCGCCCGCCATAGTGAGGAACATGATGAAAGTTTTCGGGAAAGATACGATAGTATATACACCCGCAAATTGCCTGCTTGTTTTCAGTGGAACATATCCTTATTTAACCTGGAAGGTGCCCTATCTACATGAGGCATTTGAAAATACCGCAGCTTGCTTATCTGGAATTGCAAGGGCTTATAAGAAGAAAGGGAAAAAAGTGATTGCGGTGGGTTTTGCGGGAGATGGAGGAACTTATGATATTGGAATACAGGCTTTATCTGGAGCTGCTGAAAGGAATGAGGATGTCATATATGTTTGCTATGATAATGAGGCATACATGAATACTGGAATACAGAGGAGTGGAGCTACACCCTATGGAGCGGATACAACAACCACCCCTGCGGGAAGAAAAATTCTTGGAAAGCTCGAGCATAAGAAGGACATGGCGGAAATAATGAGGGCGCATGAAATACCTTATGTTGCAACAATGAGCATATCCCATCCAAAGGATCTTCTTGAAAAGACAAAGAAAGCAAAAGAAATGAGTGGCTTCCGGTATTTGCATGTTCTTTCTCCCTGTCCAACTGGATGGAGATTTGATCCATCAAAAAGTGTTGAAATAGCAAGAAAAGCGGTGGATAGCGGGATGTGGACATTATATGAAGCGGAATATGGGGAAATAACAAATATTTACAAGCCAAAGAAGAAAATACCAGTTGAAGAATATATAAAGGGACAGGGTAGATTCCGCCATCTTACTCCAGAAATGATTCAGGAATTGCAGAAATGGGTTGATAGAAAATGGAAAAAGCTTTACGGAGAGTTACCGCAGGAATAG